The nucleotide sequence TCCCTACCTTctcataataaaattttagagatgAGACTTTAATTAATTCCAAACAAAAACTGGCAACAAAATCTTTTCCTAGGATTTGCTTTTTTCATCCTCCTCTAATTCATCTATGGTATAGTAGTTATTATTTGAAGAGGGTATGAAGTTAAAATAAGATCAGAATTATTTAGTTACAATTtacaaagaaaagtaaaaaaaaaaaagaacataacacTCTGAAACagaacacacaaacaaaaaggtaagaagacagaacaaaacaaaaggtgGAGAAAGTAAAATTAAAGACCACAAGATTATTCTCAAGTAATCATCTCATATGATTCCTTTCTCTAATCTTCACCACTACCTTTGATCTGATTGATACCAAAacctcttctttttatttttcccaaaagttaaaacaatattttattgtattatgGAGAAACTTTGATCTCCATCTGAAATAGTAACACTGTGAAGAGTTCTTCTGCATCTGAAATTTGTCTGATCCAGGTAACAAAACTTAATCTGAGactaatattttcaaaagtttttatcttttccCCTCTGGATTCATGAGATAGGTAAAAATAGATTAGGTGGTCATACTCAAGCTATCAAAACTTGTTCTGATTCATTATTTTCTCAGAGTACTTTTGATTGATTCACTCACAAGTCTCAAATTTTGATCATAGAAAACTTAgctgagaaaaagaagagagaagatggcGTTTGTGACCACTGCTGAAGTATGTGACGCGAATCAAGAGCTGATTCGGAGTGGTCAGCTCCGAGCTTTGCAACCCATTTTCCAGATTTATGGCCGTCGACAAATATTCTCAGGACCAGTTGTTACTGTCAAAGTATTTGAAGACAATGGCTTAATCCGTCAATTCCTCGAGGAGAAAGGTATTGGGACATTATATTCTGCAGTTCCaaagttcaaaactttcaaTGGATATGAACTTTCACATGTTTTTATAGTTGTGTTAGTGCCTTGGTGGCTTAGTGTGTAATCTATCACTTTGCTAATTGATCATTTTTATGAAGAAACGGTATTAATTTGAGCGTTTAGAGCTGATCTTGAACACGCTGTGACTCCAAAGGTCATCTCTTTTACTTTCCACAATCTCATATGTAAGACTCTATACATGTTTGGATGTTGTTATTAGGAAACGGTAGAGTACTTGTGGTGGATGGTGGAGGTAGTCAACGATGTGCGATACTCGGAGGTAACCCCGTGGTTCAAGCTCAGAACAACGGATGGGCGGGAATCGTTGTGAACGGATGCATCAGAGATGTGGATGAGATCAACGGTTGTGATATCGGAGTGAGAGCTTTGGCTTCTCATCCGATAAAGGCGAGTAAGAAAGGACTTGGAGAACAAAGAGTTCCGGTTAATATTGCAGGGACTAGGATTTGTGATGGAGAATGGCTTTATGCAGATACTGATGGGATCCTTGTCTCCCAGATTGAGTTATCCGTTTAAAAAGGCTTTTGTCTATTATGTGATCACTGATCATCAGTTACAAAAGAAACCGAACTTGGTCtgtgttcttttttcttttttcttttttgtgtgttcttatTACTTGAGAGATGGTTTAAAAGTTTCATATTACGTTTggaatctatatataaagaaatagtaTAGTGTTTCTTTATCAATCAATAAagccaaggagaagaagaatataattAACAGTAACATGAACAAACAGAACCAGGGGCAGCGTCTATAGGTTGACAGCCACCACCTTTGTTAGCGGAACAACCATGAAGACACATCTTTTCGCATCTCCGATCATCTTCTTTTGTATCACAAGTTCCAAAATCTGCCTGATTTTTGCAACACCTGAATTTGCTGCGACGCATCACAGCGTTTATTGTTTCAGCACCTGCAAGTAAAACACACGCAATTAATCATCATCTATGCAATATTCTTTGTGATTGAAAATGTTTTGTTCCAAATATATTTACGAACCggaaagtagaagaagagacAGAGCTAGGATGGCAAAAATAACGATTTTTGAGTAGGccatctttttttatcttttcaactCTATAAGATTGTTTGCTTAGAAAAGTTGTAAATTgaaaatgtgatatatatagagactcatatatatatacacaaagtaTTCATTCACTTATTCGCTAGAAAGGAAAGAGATATGTTAAATGATACTCCATTTGTCTCTGATatattgatgttttaggatttatttttgtccttcaaagattgattttgtagattaaaaaactaaaacaattacACTACTTCATGCTTTTTGACACATGTTATTTATCTATTAGTTTCTGGTTTCTCTATTTACCAAAAAGTAActgtaaattaatttacaaataaaaattaaacttttcttaatatgtgtgataaTGTTGAAACATCAATTTCTCAGGGACAGGGGGAGTATATACAccatttcccttttttttattttacacattttaagtaACATATCATTTTGGTGTCAAAATTGTGTTAAATGTTGAAGACATTTAAATGTATTAAATGATATGTTGTATTAAAGGTCTTCAACATTTAACACAATTTTGACACCAAAATGATATGTTACccaaaatgtgtaaaagaatttaattaagttttattactttgatatcttattttcttgtggAAAGATATAAGGTAAATTTGCATTGATGGAAATGAGATTTGTTAGCAATTTTATAGAAGACAGAAAGAATCCACTTTTATGAAttcaactaaatatttttttgtcaatgaaatttagtttttcatattattcttaaatgattttagagaagtttgaCAAGATTTGTTGTTGAGATTCTCTGTAATATATATCTCTCAACCCcattaaatcatttaaaaagaTGTTATcaaataacaccaaaatttGAGAACGAAATTTAAGATTCAttattgaataacataaaattgtCATTTTTGGTATGAGTAGCTCGGAATTGAGCCAAGTGTTTTAACACATTCTAAGAACTCAAAAGCAACAAAGGATACTTGTACAAGTGGGTTATGCTCTGATCCGTTTTAGTACTATAGCTCAAATTGAGATTGACACAAACAAGTAATTCGGTAGACAGAGACACATGGTCTGGCTAGTATCAAGGCAGATAATACGCTCGCCGGAGCTGAGGAATTAGGACAGCTAAGATAAAAACAGAGTACTCAATGAAGGTGTTGCTTCATAGATACTCAATGAAGGTGTTGTTCCGCAAAATTAATGTATTCACAATTCTTTTTGGGTTCTTGTTATTACTATTGGACGTGTATTACATAGCAGAATTTGAAAACGAAGTATATCTTGTTAACTATATGTATAAGTTTTCTGTGTCGCCGCAAAACTTCTTCGAAGAGGCTGGTTTCTTCTTTCCCTCCGTCTTCTTTCCATtactacttgttcttcttcttcaactactTCGATCACTGAGGTTTCGCTCTCCTTTATGGTTCTTGAGATGGTTTTAAGTTATGATTGAAAAAGATGTTACGTTTGGAATCAAGTATTACATTATTTCCTTTGAAGATGgatacaaaatatatagttttcctTTGTCAATCAATAaagccaagaagaagaagaagaattaacaGTAACATGAACAAACAGGACCAAAGGCAGCAGAGATAGGTTGACAGGCACCACCTTTGTTCATGGAACAACCATCAAGACAAAACTTTTTGCATCTCTGATCATCTTCTTTTGTAACACAATTTCCAAATTCTGGCATATCCGTGCAACACTTTTTGAATAATTCGCTGCCAGGCAACACAGCATTTCTTGTTTCAGCACCTGCAAGTAACACACACACGTAATCATCATCTAT is from Camelina sativa cultivar DH55 chromosome 20, Cs, whole genome shotgun sequence and encodes:
- the LOC104769918 gene encoding defensin-like protein 24 — protein: MAYSKIVIFAILALSLLLSGAETRNAVLPGSELFKKCCTDMPEFGNCVTKEDDQRCKKFCLDGCSMNKGGACQPISAAFGPVCSCYC
- the LOC104769920 gene encoding putative 4-hydroxy-4-methyl-2-oxoglutarate aldolase 2, with product MAFVTTAEVCDANQELIRSGQLRALQPIFQIYGRRQIFSGPVVTVKVFEDNGLIRQFLEEKGNGRVLVVDGGGSQRCAILGGNPVVQAQNNGWAGIVVNGCIRDVDEINGCDIGVRALASHPIKASKKGLGEQRVPVNIAGTRICDGEWLYADTDGILVSQIELSV
- the LOC104769919 gene encoding defensin-like protein 24, whose translation is MAYSKIVIFAILALSLLLLSGAETINAVMRRSKFRCCKNQADFGTCDTKEDDRRCEKMCLHGCSANKGGGCQPIDAAPGSVCSCYC